From a single Candidatus Delongbacteria bacterium genomic region:
- a CDS encoding type II secretion system F family protein, which yields MPTFNYVIRNAAGERIEAEMRAATMEAAIESLRSQGTLVSLKERKVGESTQVTVLDKINLAFERVKQHIPLRSLVFFTRQLSTMFSAGLTLEKSIGNLAISETNKKFRRTLEAVNSEIKRGVQLSDAMSHYPYHFDSLYVALVKAGEVSGSLHTVLKDLADYLENVEDTRQKVKGALYYPVIMMVILGLALLILLWKIIPQFSDIYASLGASLPAPTLALVAMSNIVANNFIIVMLGTFSALFFLWVLTLTDRGELIWDQMKLKIPVFGNLIYLNLLNKYAKTLGILFASGVTVTEALKLVKAVMENRIMAGAVEDIQDMLKDGYSLSVAMTRTGVFPPIMLQLTQTGEESGELDGLLAKASEFYQKQVDSMIERLTSLIEPIIIVAVGLIIGAIVIVIYLPIFDFGQAVQSLGY from the coding sequence ATGCCGACCTTCAATTATGTCATTCGCAATGCGGCCGGTGAACGTATCGAAGCCGAGATGCGTGCTGCCACCATGGAAGCCGCCATCGAATCCCTGCGCAGCCAGGGAACCTTGGTCTCCCTCAAGGAGCGCAAGGTGGGCGAGAGCACACAGGTCACCGTGCTGGACAAGATCAACCTGGCCTTCGAGCGGGTCAAACAGCACATTCCCCTGCGCAGTCTGGTGTTCTTCACCCGGCAGCTTTCGACCATGTTCTCGGCCGGTCTGACTCTCGAAAAGTCCATTGGCAACCTGGCCATCTCCGAAACCAACAAGAAATTCCGTCGCACACTGGAAGCGGTCAACAGCGAGATCAAGCGCGGTGTCCAGCTTTCCGACGCGATGAGCCACTACCCGTATCACTTCGACAGCCTCTATGTGGCGCTGGTGAAGGCGGGTGAGGTGTCCGGTTCGCTGCACACGGTGCTCAAGGACCTGGCCGACTATCTCGAGAACGTGGAAGACACGCGCCAGAAGGTGAAGGGTGCGCTTTATTACCCCGTGATCATGATGGTGATTCTGGGCCTGGCGCTGCTGATCCTGCTCTGGAAGATCATTCCCCAGTTCAGCGACATCTACGCCAGCCTGGGCGCCTCGCTGCCCGCACCGACCCTGGCGCTGGTGGCCATGTCCAACATCGTGGCCAACAACTTCATCATCGTGATGCTGGGGACTTTTTCGGCGCTGTTCTTCCTCTGGGTCCTGACCCTGACCGACCGTGGCGAGCTGATCTGGGACCAGATGAAACTCAAGATTCCCGTGTTCGGCAACCTGATCTATCTGAACCTGCTCAACAAGTACGCCAAGACCCTGGGCATCCTCTTCGCTTCAGGTGTCACGGTGACCGAAGCGCTCAAGCTGGTGAAGGCGGTCATGGAGAACCGGATCATGGCGGGCGCCGTGGAAGACATCCAGGACATGCTCAAGGATGGTTACAGTCTATCCGTGGCAATGACCCGCACGGGTGTGTTTCCCCCGATCATGCTGCAGCTGACCCAGACCGGTGAGGAGTCCGGCGAGTTGGACGGTCTGCTGGCCAAGGCCTCGGAGTTCTACCAGAAGCAGGTGGATTCCATGATCGAGCGTCTCACCAGCCTGATCGAGCCGATCATCATCGTGGCCGTGGGTCTGATCATCGGCGCGATCGTGATCGTGATCTATCTGCCCATCTTCGACTTCGGTCAGGCGGTGCAGAGCCTGGGTTACTGA
- the tadA gene encoding Flp pilus assembly complex ATPase component TadA, which translates to MFEKLGEILIRKGYLDQVKLQQALSQNYMEKKIGEILISLNLVTEDQLTEALADQAGTDFLKSDQILVADEKACRLVSEDFAKANRLIPITMDENTVLVAMVDPEDIVVLDNLKKSLQGRTLVTRMGGERAIAEAIERMYVRIRKSSEVSDAIGEMEFMADPDADNRDQGLEVDATVSDSPIVKLVNLMLSEAIKERATDVHVEPEEKETRVRYRVDGMLVETMRIPNQNHPAVVSRIKIISKLNIAERRLTQDGRFTIKTADREVDVRVSILPTVHGEKVVMRLLDKTGFMLDLRNLGFRDYELGIFRHWIEQPYGMVIISGPTGSGKSTTLYAALTEIKSVSDNITTVEDPVEYQISGINQVQVRERIGLTFAAALRSILRQDPDTLLLGEIRDHETADMAIKFALTGHLVFSTLHANDAPTTITRYIDLGIPPFLVGSCLNLVMAQRLVRTICKNCKTSRPSTPEDWISLHEDPEKYTGKDIYFGKGCPVCRNSGFRGRTGIFEILEIRQDIRKMIYDNMNQQLIREQAIVNGMVPLRNAGIERVLDGTTTLSEVKRATVEDF; encoded by the coding sequence ATGTTTGAGAAACTCGGCGAGATTCTGATCCGAAAAGGCTATCTGGACCAGGTAAAGCTGCAGCAGGCTCTTTCTCAGAACTACATGGAAAAAAAGATCGGGGAAATCCTGATCAGTCTGAATCTGGTGACCGAAGATCAGCTGACCGAAGCTCTGGCCGATCAGGCTGGCACTGACTTCCTGAAATCCGACCAGATCCTCGTGGCGGATGAAAAGGCCTGTCGTCTGGTCTCCGAAGACTTCGCCAAGGCCAACCGCCTGATCCCCATCACCATGGACGAGAACACGGTGCTGGTGGCGATGGTCGATCCCGAAGACATCGTGGTGCTGGACAACCTCAAGAAGAGCCTCCAGGGCCGTACCCTCGTCACCCGCATGGGTGGTGAGCGCGCGATCGCCGAGGCCATCGAGCGGATGTATGTACGCATCCGCAAGTCCAGCGAAGTCTCCGATGCCATCGGCGAAATGGAATTCATGGCCGACCCCGATGCGGACAACCGCGATCAGGGCCTGGAAGTGGATGCCACCGTCTCCGACAGCCCCATCGTCAAGCTGGTGAACCTGATGCTCTCCGAGGCGATCAAGGAACGTGCCACCGACGTGCACGTCGAGCCGGAGGAGAAGGAAACGCGTGTCCGCTACCGCGTGGACGGAATGCTGGTGGAAACCATGCGCATTCCCAACCAGAACCACCCGGCCGTGGTCAGCCGCATCAAGATCATCTCGAAGCTCAACATCGCCGAGCGCCGCCTGACCCAGGACGGTCGTTTCACCATCAAGACCGCCGACCGCGAAGTGGACGTGCGCGTGAGCATTCTGCCCACCGTACACGGCGAGAAGGTGGTGATGCGTCTGCTGGACAAGACTGGGTTCATGCTGGATCTGCGCAATCTGGGCTTCCGGGACTATGAGCTGGGCATCTTCCGCCACTGGATCGAACAGCCCTACGGCATGGTGATCATCTCGGGCCCCACCGGCTCCGGCAAGTCCACCACGCTGTATGCGGCGCTGACCGAGATCAAGTCGGTGTCCGACAACATCACCACCGTGGAAGACCCGGTGGAGTACCAGATCAGCGGCATCAACCAGGTGCAGGTGCGCGAACGCATCGGCCTGACCTTCGCTGCGGCCCTGCGAAGCATTCTGCGCCAGGACCCCGATACCCTGCTGCTTGGTGAAATTCGTGACCACGAGACGGCCGACATGGCGATCAAGTTCGCGCTGACCGGTCACCTTGTGTTCAGTACGCTGCACGCCAACGACGCGCCGACCACCATCACGCGTTACATCGACCTTGGCATTCCCCCCTTCCTGGTGGGAAGCTGCCTGAACCTGGTGATGGCTCAGCGTCTGGTGCGCACGATCTGCAAGAACTGCAAGACCTCGCGTCCCTCGACACCCGAAGACTGGATCAGCCTCCACGAGGATCCCGAGAAGTACACGGGCAAGGACATCTATTTCGGCAAGGGCTGTCCCGTGTGCCGGAACAGCGGGTTCCGCGGTCGTACGGGAATCTTCGAAATCCTGGAAATCCGCCAGGACATCCGCAAGATGATCTACGACAACATGAACCAGCAGCTGATCCGTGAACAGGCCATCGTCAATGGCATGGTGCCTCTGCGCAATGCGGGCATCGAACGTGTGCTTGATGGCACGACCACGTTGTCCGAAGTCAAGCGTGCCACGGTCGAGGACTTCTAA
- the pilO gene encoding type 4a pilus biogenesis protein PilO — MQRIIVGYVLLIALALGLNHYLTNVYPPKPDRFISLESKLKFEQEKLISAQILASELVRVENLIENNLASNKADDLVQEASVDFINEMITVLTELNCEITGMKTYEKDRASNYVRTPYEVSFRGTYNKFGKFINRMEQSDRLVMMELFKIDNDLTKLNFARTLDDLKSHDFMVKLSTLTLVRGDLGEIAQGNN; from the coding sequence ATGCAACGGATCATCGTCGGTTATGTCCTGCTCATCGCGCTGGCGCTTGGACTGAACCACTATCTGACAAACGTATACCCGCCCAAGCCTGACCGTTTCATCTCGCTCGAATCCAAACTGAAATTCGAGCAGGAAAAACTGATCAGTGCCCAGATTCTTGCCAGCGAATTGGTGCGGGTGGAAAACCTGATCGAGAACAACCTGGCCAGCAACAAGGCGGATGACCTTGTGCAGGAAGCCAGCGTGGATTTCATCAACGAAATGATCACGGTGCTCACGGAACTGAACTGTGAGATCACCGGAATGAAGACCTACGAGAAGGACCGTGCATCCAACTACGTGCGCACTCCCTATGAAGTGAGCTTCAGAGGCACGTACAACAAATTCGGCAAGTTCATCAATCGCATGGAACAGTCGGACCGGCTGGTGATGATGGAGCTGTTCAAGATTGACAACGATCTGACCAAGCTGAATTTCGCACGCACCCTCGACGACCTGAAGTCGCACGATTTCATGGTCAAACTGTCCACACTGACCCTGGTTCGAGGCGATCTGGGTGAAATCGCGCAAGGGAACAACTGA
- the pilM gene encoding type IV pilus assembly protein PilM, with the protein MFFGGPSNQTLGLDIGTHSVKAVLMENHRNSHRVLKAGVQTIAFEGEYDPTQFRKAETIVAVKSLMNDLKISPAKVKQLVSSIGGVATSMKEISSIQMAEEELATSLVFEARKHLPLDDSDTVIDHQVLGEDPTDPQKLRILLVATTRKMYAFHEDVLKESGFRPGVVDIDPLAVLNSYSFLSELPDEGQLLFLNLGTRHTNFIVTGRKSKLFNRDVPIGGHHFTAGIAKLKGVSYREAEMLKTSEGVAAFETGAEGNGGLALSLQSRTVLEDFVDDIRRTLRYYVKESGQSDFVKIWLTGGGAAFRGLPELLAEKFGVEVAVWNPAEQIESRTDLGHWGSQMTQCLGLALRRE; encoded by the coding sequence ATGTTCTTTGGAGGACCATCCAATCAGACGCTGGGCCTGGACATTGGCACACACAGTGTCAAGGCCGTGCTGATGGAGAATCACCGCAATTCCCACCGGGTGTTGAAGGCGGGTGTGCAAACCATCGCCTTCGAGGGAGAATACGATCCCACCCAGTTCCGGAAAGCGGAAACCATCGTGGCTGTGAAGTCGCTGATGAACGACCTGAAGATCTCGCCGGCCAAGGTGAAACAACTTGTTTCGTCGATCGGCGGGGTGGCCACCAGCATGAAGGAAATCTCGTCCATCCAGATGGCCGAGGAAGAGCTGGCGACCAGTCTGGTGTTCGAGGCCCGCAAGCACCTGCCCCTGGATGACTCGGATACGGTCATCGATCATCAGGTGCTGGGCGAGGATCCCACCGATCCCCAGAAGCTGCGCATCCTGCTGGTGGCCACGACCCGCAAGATGTACGCCTTTCACGAGGACGTGCTCAAGGAGTCGGGCTTCCGTCCCGGTGTGGTCGACATCGACCCGCTGGCCGTGCTCAATTCCTACAGCTTCCTGAGTGAGCTTCCGGACGAAGGGCAGTTGCTGTTCCTGAATCTGGGCACCCGTCACACGAACTTCATCGTGACCGGGCGCAAGAGCAAGCTCTTCAACCGCGACGTACCCATTGGTGGACACCATTTCACCGCGGGCATCGCCAAGCTGAAGGGCGTGAGCTACCGGGAAGCCGAAATGCTGAAGACCAGCGAAGGCGTGGCCGCCTTTGAAACGGGCGCCGAGGGCAATGGCGGTCTTGCGCTGTCCCTGCAGTCGCGTACCGTGCTGGAAGATTTTGTCGATGACATTCGCCGCACCTTGCGCTACTACGTCAAGGAAAGCGGACAGAGTGACTTCGTCAAGATCTGGCTCACAGGGGGCGGCGCGGCTTTCCGCGGCCTTCCCGAGCTGCTGGCCGAGAAGTTCGGCGTCGAGGTGGCGGTCTGGAACCCGGCCGAACAGATCGAAAGCCGGACCGATCTTGGACACTGGGGTTCCCAGATGACCCAGTGCCTGGGTCTGGCACTGAGGAGGGAATAG
- a CDS encoding prepilin-type N-terminal cleavage/methylation domain-containing protein: MNRLIASLRNERGTTLVELMAAVVILGVVSIGLFQASLALAQHLVRDKLANDILVYGQMVMDETVRSLETSSVVQAGANSGGSGKEELEFDYLGTRNVGFTQDTRFSKASELNVEMSDNQGSAQFLRRWPPVELDRDRFEGVRQKIEIIDYKMTHYNDRPAVDAFVARNLFEVYLKVRLTDETLQNDWYIEREFKRVVFTPNVEIKRVRELQAANG, from the coding sequence ATGAACCGACTGATTGCCTCCCTGCGGAATGAGCGCGGCACGACCCTTGTCGAGCTGATGGCCGCGGTGGTCATTCTGGGTGTGGTGTCCATCGGCCTGTTCCAGGCCTCTTTGGCTCTGGCCCAGCATCTGGTGCGTGACAAGCTGGCCAACGACATCCTGGTCTACGGCCAGATGGTCATGGACGAGACCGTGCGCTCGCTGGAAACCTCCAGCGTGGTGCAGGCTGGCGCGAACTCGGGTGGCTCGGGCAAGGAAGAGCTGGAATTCGATTATCTGGGCACACGCAATGTGGGCTTCACCCAGGACACGCGCTTTTCCAAGGCATCGGAGCTGAACGTCGAAATGTCCGACAATCAGGGCAGTGCGCAGTTCCTGCGGCGCTGGCCGCCCGTGGAGCTGGACCGGGATCGCTTCGAAGGCGTGCGCCAGAAGATCGAGATCATCGATTACAAGATGACGCACTACAACGACCGTCCCGCCGTGGACGCCTTCGTGGCGCGCAACCTGTTCGAAGTGTATCTCAAGGTGCGTCTCACCGACGAAACCCTGCAGAACGACTGGTACATCGAACGCGAGTTCAAGCGGGTGGTCTTCACCCCGAACGTCGAGATCAAACGGGTGCGTGAACTGCAGGCCGCCAACGGCTGA
- a CDS encoding type IV pilus twitching motility protein PilT, with protein MNLDELLRFGVSNGASDLHLSVGATPMIRIHGHMKKLALPPVTQETMAGYVKEIMNERQVEIFDTKFEVDFSYKLEGLARFRVNFFQQILGMAAVFRTIPDKISTFEELGLPGKVLTDLALKDRGIVLLTGPTGSGKSTTLATMVDIVNETYEKHIITIEDPIEFFHQSKKCMVNQRELGSTTHSFSNALRSALREDPDVILVGEMRDLETVQLALTAAETGHLVLATLHTPSATKTIDRIIDIFPAAQKQQVRSMLAESLEAVVAQRLLPNKDGQGRTAVTEVMIANTAVRNLIREDKIFQIPNVIQGGGKQGMHSLDSDLLRVVREGRVDRQVALQIAENPRALESEMGDLY; from the coding sequence ATGAACCTCGACGAACTGCTGCGCTTCGGAGTCAGCAACGGAGCATCCGATCTCCACCTTTCCGTGGGCGCCACGCCCATGATCCGGATCCATGGCCACATGAAGAAACTGGCTCTCCCGCCTGTCACACAGGAGACCATGGCCGGGTATGTCAAGGAGATCATGAACGAGCGCCAGGTGGAGATCTTCGACACCAAGTTCGAGGTTGACTTTTCCTACAAGCTCGAAGGTCTGGCGCGTTTCCGCGTCAACTTCTTCCAGCAGATTCTGGGCATGGCGGCCGTGTTCCGCACCATCCCCGACAAGATCAGCACCTTCGAAGAGCTGGGCCTGCCCGGCAAGGTGCTCACCGACCTGGCGCTCAAGGATCGCGGCATCGTGCTGCTGACGGGCCCCACCGGTTCCGGAAAGTCCACGACCCTGGCCACCATGGTGGACATCGTCAACGAGACCTACGAGAAGCACATCATCACCATCGAGGACCCCATCGAGTTCTTCCACCAGTCGAAGAAGTGCATGGTCAACCAGCGCGAGCTGGGCAGCACCACCCACTCCTTCTCGAATGCGCTGCGCAGCGCCCTGCGTGAAGACCCCGATGTCATCCTTGTGGGCGAGATGCGCGACCTGGAAACCGTGCAGCTGGCTCTGACCGCGGCCGAAACCGGGCACCTGGTGCTGGCCACCCTGCACACGCCCAGCGCCACCAAGACCATCGACCGCATCATCGACATTTTCCCGGCGGCCCAGAAGCAGCAGGTGCGCAGCATGCTGGCCGAATCCCTGGAAGCGGTGGTGGCCCAGCGCCTGCTGCCCAACAAGGACGGTCAGGGCCGGACCGCGGTCACCGAGGTGATGATCGCCAACACGGCCGTGCGCAACCTGATTCGCGAAGACAAGATCTTCCAGATCCCGAACGTGATCCAGGGCGGTGGCAAGCAGGGCATGCACAGCCTCGACAGCGATCTGCTGCGCGTGGTGCGCGAAGGCCGCGTCGATCGTCAGGTGGCCCTGCAGATCGCCGAGAACCCGCGGGCTCTCGAGTCCGAAATGGGCGACCTCTACTAG
- a CDS encoding prepilin-type N-terminal cleavage/methylation domain-containing protein, translated as MKIFKRDDRGFTLVEVLIVVILVAILAAIAVPKYMQMVKGARASDAKVQINAIMNAAEIYEQEVGTWPSDLTLLEEQGYVELQESTKRAWTFALIGDQQIQATSTAEMRGGPGNVVTYNIQNGSWSGYGFPKSETGE; from the coding sequence ATGAAGATCTTCAAGCGCGACGACAGAGGCTTCACGCTGGTCGAAGTCCTGATCGTGGTCATCCTGGTGGCCATTCTGGCCGCCATCGCCGTGCCCAAGTACATGCAGATGGTGAAGGGTGCCCGTGCCTCCGACGCCAAGGTCCAGATCAACGCGATCATGAACGCCGCCGAGATCTACGAGCAGGAAGTGGGCACCTGGCCCAGTGACCTGACCCTCCTCGAGGAGCAGGGCTATGTGGAGCTTCAGGAGAGCACCAAGCGCGCCTGGACCTTTGCCCTGATCGGTGACCAGCAGATCCAGGCCACCTCCACCGCGGAGATGCGTGGCGGACCCGGCAACGTGGTGACCTACAACATCCAGAACGGATCCTGGTCTGGCTATGGTTTCCCCAAGTCCGAGACCGGCGAATAG